A portion of the Thiohalomonas denitrificans genome contains these proteins:
- a CDS encoding CgeB family protein, which produces MRIALFYHSIRSDWNHGNAHFLRGVASELIAQGHTVQTFEPEDAWSVANLLQDAGPDALAAFSRIYPNLEPRLYRPEVLDLEQELDGFDLVIVHEWNEHDLVARIGEHRARNGGYRLLFHDTHHRSLTRHADIARYDLRHYDGVLAFGEVIRDRYLEHGWCERAWTWHEAADTRVFRPLVNEPLEGDLVWVGNWGDDERTSELAEFLFEPASDLGLRTRIHGVRYPRTALEQLDACGIDYGGWLANFDVPRAFARNKVTVHIPRRPYVESLPGIPTIRPFEAMACGIPLVTSPWEDSEGLFHAGSDYLVASSGDKMRRHLRDLIHDPAMASELGMQGHRTLLERHTCAHRVDELLHICRELGMTDVFRNQCAASC; this is translated from the coding sequence ATGCGCATCGCGTTGTTCTATCACTCGATCCGTTCCGACTGGAATCACGGCAACGCCCATTTTTTACGGGGCGTGGCCTCGGAGCTGATCGCGCAAGGGCATACGGTGCAAACCTTCGAACCCGAAGACGCCTGGAGTGTGGCCAATTTGCTGCAGGATGCAGGGCCGGATGCCCTCGCCGCGTTTTCGCGCATATACCCCAACCTGGAACCACGACTCTACCGGCCGGAGGTACTGGACCTCGAGCAGGAGCTGGATGGTTTTGACCTGGTCATCGTGCACGAATGGAATGAACACGATCTGGTGGCCCGCATCGGTGAACATCGGGCGCGCAACGGTGGCTATCGGCTGCTTTTCCACGACACGCACCACCGTTCCCTGACCAGACACGCGGACATCGCCCGGTATGATCTTCGCCACTACGATGGTGTGCTGGCATTCGGTGAGGTGATTCGCGACCGTTATCTCGAGCACGGCTGGTGCGAGAGGGCCTGGACATGGCATGAGGCGGCGGATACCAGGGTCTTTCGACCCCTGGTCAATGAGCCACTGGAAGGTGACCTGGTGTGGGTCGGCAACTGGGGAGACGACGAGCGCACATCGGAACTGGCAGAGTTTCTTTTCGAACCGGCGTCCGACCTGGGTCTTCGTACCCGTATCCATGGCGTTCGCTACCCACGAACAGCACTGGAACAACTGGATGCCTGCGGCATCGATTATGGCGGCTGGCTCGCCAACTTCGATGTCCCTCGGGCTTTCGCGCGCAACAAGGTTACGGTGCATATCCCACGGCGGCCTTACGTGGAGTCATTGCCGGGCATCCCCACTATCCGCCCGTTCGAGGCCATGGCGTGCGGCATACCTCTGGTGACCTCGCCCTGGGAAGACAGCGAAGGCCTGTTTCATGCCGGTTCGGATTATCTGGTGGCAAGCAGCGGCGATAAAATGCGCCGTCACCTCCGCGACCTGATCCACGACCCCGCCATGGCCTCGGAACTCGGCATGCAGGGGCACCGGACCCTGCTCGAACGTCATACCTGTGCCCATCGCGTCGATGAATTGCTGCATATCTGCCGCGAACTGGGCATGACCGATGTCTTTCGCAACCAGTGTGCTGCTTCATGCTAA
- a CDS encoding TIGR04295 family B12-binding domain-containing radical SAM protein: MRYALINPPWRFDGSIYFGCHERHLPLELGYTKALLEAEGHDAALFDTHAFGWSTKVLAAAVAGYGPDITVIGTAPTYLFWRCPPPELRVPQEVAEAVRESAGRIVLVGPHGSTTPRALLNKVDADAAVMGECEAILPRLAESRDWSSMEGLALRGNDGRIHVNGGPRAVDMASLPALRWPREVLHEHHHHRFDDGGHGLGAEMEVSRGCPYACTFCAKDNYRDKYRRRPLETVLDELDGLIEQGVGYVYFVDEILLPDGALLDALEERDIEFGVQTRIDLWKPDMLDRLGEAGCVSIEAGVESISDDGRDLLNKRCKLSGAQLRDRLIHAKKSVPFVQASLIDSGGEDLDAVERWRQEVLEYGVWANKPVPMFPYPGSPGYVHRFGFPDEKAWERAVSYYIDRYGEFSDIQEQQPLPLEELELPRPL; this comes from the coding sequence GTGAGGTATGCGCTTATCAATCCGCCCTGGCGCTTCGATGGCAGCATCTATTTCGGCTGTCACGAACGGCATCTACCCCTGGAACTGGGCTATACAAAGGCCCTGCTGGAAGCGGAAGGGCACGACGCGGCACTATTCGATACTCACGCCTTCGGCTGGTCGACGAAAGTGCTGGCAGCCGCTGTGGCCGGATACGGCCCCGACATCACTGTGATCGGGACAGCTCCCACCTACCTGTTCTGGCGCTGCCCGCCTCCGGAACTGCGTGTTCCGCAAGAGGTGGCCGAGGCGGTACGGGAGAGCGCGGGCCGTATTGTTCTGGTCGGCCCCCACGGGTCGACGACTCCACGAGCCTTGTTGAACAAGGTCGACGCGGATGCAGCAGTGATGGGGGAGTGCGAAGCGATCCTGCCACGGCTTGCCGAAAGCAGGGATTGGTCATCGATGGAGGGCCTTGCCCTTCGTGGCAACGACGGCCGCATTCACGTCAACGGCGGTCCCCGGGCCGTCGATATGGCATCACTGCCGGCACTTCGCTGGCCTCGCGAAGTGCTCCACGAGCACCACCACCACCGTTTCGACGATGGAGGACACGGCCTCGGCGCCGAAATGGAGGTTTCCCGGGGATGCCCCTACGCTTGCACCTTCTGCGCCAAGGACAATTACCGGGACAAGTACCGGCGCCGCCCTCTGGAAACGGTACTGGACGAGCTGGATGGACTCATCGAGCAGGGCGTCGGTTACGTCTATTTTGTGGATGAAATCCTGCTCCCCGACGGTGCACTGCTGGATGCGCTTGAAGAGCGTGACATCGAGTTCGGCGTGCAGACCCGAATCGATCTGTGGAAACCGGACATGCTCGACCGCCTCGGTGAGGCGGGCTGTGTCTCCATCGAAGCCGGCGTCGAAAGCATCTCCGATGATGGGCGCGACCTGCTCAACAAGCGCTGCAAACTCTCCGGTGCGCAGCTGCGCGACCGACTCATCCACGCCAAAAAGAGTGTTCCTTTCGTGCAAGCCAGCCTGATTGATTCAGGCGGTGAAGACCTCGATGCCGTCGAAAGATGGCGTCAGGAAGTCCTCGAGTACGGCGTTTGGGCCAACAAACCGGTTCCCATGTTTCCCTACCCCGGTTCACCCGGTTACGTCCACCGATTCGGCTTCCCGGACGAAAAAGCTTGGGAACGCGCCGTCAGCTACTACATTGATAGGTACGGCGAGTTTTCCGACATTCAGGAACAGCAGCCGCTGCCGCTGGAGGAGCTGGAGCTGCCTCGTCCGCTGTAG
- a CDS encoding SDR family NAD(P)-dependent oxidoreductase: protein MKPVDGNPIALVTGGAGFIGANVADRLLSEGRRVLILDNLARPGTEQNLKWLQERHPESLEFRLGDVRDANTVREVVDRADQVYHFAAQVAVTTSLDDPLDDFEVNSRGTLNLLEALRARSDPPSLLFTSTNKVYGGLEDISLRATDTGYEPEDGSIRHSGVGEERQLEFCSPYGCSKGSADQYVLDYARTYGLPAAVFRMSCIYGPRQFGTEDQGWVAHFLIRALRQQPITIYGDGLQVRDVLFVDDLIDAILLAHRHMPRISGRAFNIGGGPSNTLSLKQLLTLLEERQGEPPEVRFEHWRTSDQRYYVSNVEKFSEATGWQPRIPVVEGFNRLYDWLAAQSGLVPTRQKRMVL from the coding sequence ATGAAGCCAGTGGATGGGAACCCAATTGCGCTGGTGACTGGTGGTGCCGGATTTATCGGCGCCAATGTCGCCGACCGACTCCTTTCGGAGGGGCGGCGAGTGCTGATTCTCGATAACCTGGCGCGCCCCGGTACCGAACAGAACCTGAAATGGCTTCAGGAACGGCATCCTGAATCGCTGGAGTTCCGGCTCGGCGACGTACGTGATGCGAATACCGTCCGGGAGGTCGTCGATCGTGCCGATCAGGTGTATCACTTCGCAGCACAGGTGGCAGTGACCACCAGTCTGGATGACCCACTCGACGATTTCGAGGTCAACAGTCGCGGAACCCTGAATCTCCTTGAAGCACTCCGGGCCCGCTCCGATCCGCCGTCACTGCTCTTTACTTCGACCAACAAGGTGTACGGCGGCCTGGAAGACATTTCGCTCCGCGCCACCGATACCGGTTATGAGCCCGAAGACGGGAGCATCCGCCACTCGGGAGTGGGTGAAGAGCGACAACTGGAGTTTTGCAGCCCTTACGGCTGCTCCAAGGGAAGTGCCGACCAGTATGTGCTGGATTACGCGCGCACCTACGGGCTCCCCGCGGCCGTGTTCCGCATGAGCTGCATCTACGGACCACGTCAGTTCGGTACCGAAGACCAGGGCTGGGTGGCTCATTTTCTCATTCGCGCGCTTCGTCAGCAGCCCATCACCATCTACGGCGACGGCCTGCAGGTTCGCGACGTGCTCTTTGTCGACGATCTGATCGACGCCATACTGCTGGCACACCGACACATGCCCCGAATTTCCGGGAGGGCATTCAACATCGGCGGCGGCCCCTCGAACACTCTCAGCCTGAAGCAGTTACTGACCTTACTGGAAGAGCGGCAGGGAGAGCCGCCCGAAGTCCGCTTCGAACACTGGCGAACCAGCGATCAGCGCTACTACGTTTCCAACGTGGAAAAGTTTTCTGAAGCGACCGGTTGGCAGCCTCGAATCCCTGTCGTGGAAGGGTTCAACCGGCTCTACGACTGGCTTGCCGCCCAAAGCGGGCTCGTCCCGACACGGCAAAAGAGGATGGTCCTGTGA
- a CDS encoding NAD-dependent epimerase/dehydratase family protein — protein MSKHVLITGGAGFIGSHVADRLLAKGYRVRALDNLSPQVHGEQRQRPDYLDPEVDLIIGDIRDPDTVKQALEGIDAVFHFAAKVGVGQSMYEVADYLNTNITATGVLLEALMRHPVDRLVMASSMSIYGEGMYRTDDGRLVEGSRKNGDLQKGDWQAYGPEGEPLSPVPTTEDKAPSIASIYAMSKLDQERMSLMLGETYGIPTTALRFFNVYGERQALSNPYTGVLAIFASRLLNGNPPQIFEDGHQRRDFVSVHDVADACALALERDEAVGRAFNIGSGHDVTVTEVAQRVAAALGRDIEPLVTGKYRTGDIRNCFADISLAQEQLGFEPKIRLDAGIRSLSAWLEDQNAEDRVAEATRELTVRGLAL, from the coding sequence ATGAGCAAACACGTTCTGATCACCGGCGGTGCCGGTTTCATCGGCTCGCACGTGGCGGACCGTCTGTTAGCGAAAGGTTACCGGGTACGCGCGCTCGATAACCTCTCGCCGCAGGTTCACGGTGAACAGCGACAACGCCCCGACTATCTCGACCCCGAAGTGGACCTGATCATTGGCGACATCCGGGATCCGGATACGGTCAAACAGGCGCTGGAGGGGATCGATGCGGTATTTCATTTTGCCGCCAAGGTGGGAGTCGGCCAGAGCATGTACGAGGTGGCCGACTATCTGAACACCAACATAACCGCCACCGGTGTCTTACTCGAAGCCCTCATGAGACACCCTGTCGACCGGCTGGTAATGGCCTCCAGCATGAGTATCTACGGCGAAGGCATGTATCGCACGGATGATGGCCGACTGGTCGAGGGAAGCCGCAAAAACGGAGACCTGCAAAAAGGCGACTGGCAAGCCTATGGTCCCGAAGGAGAACCACTGAGCCCGGTCCCCACTACCGAAGATAAAGCGCCCTCTATTGCGTCTATCTATGCCATGTCAAAGCTGGATCAGGAGCGCATGAGCCTGATGCTGGGCGAGACCTACGGCATCCCGACCACCGCGTTGCGTTTCTTCAATGTCTACGGCGAGCGTCAGGCGCTTTCCAATCCCTACACCGGCGTGCTGGCCATCTTTGCCTCACGCCTGCTGAACGGAAACCCTCCCCAAATCTTCGAGGATGGCCACCAGCGCCGCGACTTCGTCAGTGTTCATGATGTTGCCGATGCCTGTGCTCTCGCCCTTGAGCGGGATGAGGCCGTTGGCCGGGCCTTCAATATCGGCAGTGGCCACGATGTCACGGTGACCGAAGTGGCACAACGGGTGGCGGCGGCACTGGGTCGCGACATCGAACCATTGGTAACCGGCAAGTACCGCACCGGAGACATCCGCAACTGTTTCGCCGATATCTCCCTGGCACAGGAGCAATTGGGTTTTGAACCAAAGATCCGACTTGATGCCGGTATTCGTTCACTGAGCGCGTGGCTGGAGGATCAGAATGCGGAGGACCGGGTGGCCGAGGCGACCCGCGAGCTGACCGTACGGGGACTGGCGCTATGA
- a CDS encoding SDR family oxidoreductase: MARSDVVVVTGASAGIGRAAAIEFGRRGCRVALLARGIEGLEGARHEVVHAGGSALVIPADVSDPEQVESAAQRVEGELGQIKIWVNSAMVTVFSAIDDLTPEEIRRVTEVTYLGTVHGTLSALRRMKRHGRGTIVQVGSALSYRSIPLQSAYCGAKFAIRGFTDSLRSELIHDHSPVHITMVQLAAFNTPQFQWSRTHIDRHPQPLPPIFQPELAARGIVFAAYHQRRELWVGGPTLKTIIGSRLLSGYLDRYLADKAYSGQMTDWPLDEERPDNLFHPARGDFGRYGPFDESAKERSLQFWMVTHRSTTWTLAFVVALIVVTVLLL; this comes from the coding sequence ATGGCGCGTTCCGATGTCGTTGTAGTCACCGGCGCCTCCGCCGGAATAGGTCGGGCGGCCGCCATCGAGTTCGGTCGCCGCGGCTGCCGCGTCGCACTGTTGGCACGGGGTATCGAAGGCCTCGAAGGTGCTCGACACGAAGTAGTTCACGCCGGTGGTTCAGCCCTGGTCATTCCTGCGGATGTCTCCGATCCGGAACAGGTGGAGAGTGCCGCGCAACGGGTCGAGGGGGAGCTGGGGCAGATCAAAATCTGGGTCAACTCGGCGATGGTAACGGTGTTCTCGGCCATCGACGACCTGACGCCCGAAGAGATACGCCGCGTGACCGAAGTGACCTATCTGGGCACCGTGCATGGCACGCTATCCGCACTGCGGAGGATGAAGCGCCACGGCCGGGGCACCATCGTGCAAGTTGGCTCGGCACTCTCCTATCGGTCCATTCCGCTGCAATCCGCCTACTGCGGTGCAAAGTTCGCCATCCGGGGTTTTACCGATTCGCTGCGCAGTGAATTGATCCATGACCATTCTCCTGTCCACATCACCATGGTCCAGCTAGCGGCCTTCAACACTCCCCAGTTCCAGTGGTCACGGACCCACATCGACCGGCACCCCCAGCCATTACCACCGATCTTCCAGCCGGAACTGGCAGCGCGCGGGATTGTTTTTGCCGCTTACCATCAGCGTCGGGAGTTATGGGTTGGGGGACCCACACTCAAGACCATCATCGGAAGTCGGCTCCTGTCCGGGTATCTGGACCGCTATCTGGCAGACAAGGCCTACAGTGGACAGATGACCGATTGGCCGCTGGACGAGGAGCGCCCGGACAATCTGTTTCATCCCGCCCGGGGGGATTTCGGCCGTTACGGCCCCTTCGACGAGAGTGCCAAAGAGCGCAGTCTTCAGTTCTGGATGGTGACCCATCGGAGCACAACCTGGACCCTCGCATTTGTCGTCGCCCTTATCGTGGTTACCGTCCTGCTGCTGTAA
- a CDS encoding Na+/H+ antiporter subunit G, with translation MFIEILVSLFLLIGAGFALIGSIGLARLPDFFTRLHGPTKATTLGIGGMLIASMIYFSVQTGQLSLHELLVALFLFMTAPVSAHLLAKAALHLKVRSIRPYPTEFEKRKQE, from the coding sequence ATGTTCATCGAGATTCTGGTTTCCCTGTTCCTGTTGATCGGTGCCGGCTTTGCGCTGATCGGTTCGATCGGCCTCGCACGCTTGCCCGACTTCTTCACCCGCCTGCACGGTCCGACGAAGGCCACGACACTCGGGATCGGCGGGATGCTGATCGCCTCGATGATTTACTTTTCTGTCCAGACCGGGCAGCTCAGCCTACACGAACTGCTGGTGGCCCTGTTCCTGTTCATGACCGCTCCGGTCAGTGCACACCTGTTGGCGAAGGCGGCGCTGCATCTCAAGGTGCGATCCATACGCCCCTACCCGACGGAGTTCGAGAAACGGAAACAGGAATAG
- a CDS encoding K+/H+ antiporter subunit F, with translation MILQTAIFIAFAMMSLAMLLSLWRLLRGPDTPDRILALDTLFINTIALLVLGGIYFDSNVYFEAALVLAMMGFIGTAAFCKYLLRGDIIE, from the coding sequence ATGATCCTGCAGACCGCAATCTTCATCGCCTTTGCCATGATGAGCCTGGCCATGCTGCTGAGTCTGTGGCGTCTGTTGCGTGGGCCTGATACGCCGGATCGCATCCTCGCGCTGGACACGCTGTTCATCAACACCATCGCGCTGCTGGTCCTGGGGGGTATTTACTTCGACAGCAATGTCTACTTCGAAGCGGCACTGGTCCTGGCCATGATGGGCTTTATCGGTACCGCTGCATTTTGCAAGTACCTGTTACGCGGCGACATCATTGAATAG
- a CDS encoding Na+/H+ antiporter subunit E produces the protein MNRWLPHPLMSLTLTLVWLLLVNDFGFGQLLLGALFGLLIPHFTSEYWPERPHLQRPLLLARYLLSLAKDIITANLQVARLVLGPREHLRPAFIEYELELTDEFAITVLASTVSLTPGTVSADLSIDRRTLLIHSLDVSDRDALCRQIRTRYEAPLKEIFK, from the coding sequence ATGAATCGCTGGCTGCCGCACCCGCTGATGAGTCTGACCCTGACGCTTGTCTGGCTATTGCTGGTAAATGATTTCGGTTTCGGGCAACTGCTTCTGGGTGCGCTGTTCGGGCTTCTCATCCCCCACTTCACGAGCGAGTACTGGCCCGAGCGTCCGCACTTGCAACGACCTCTTTTACTGGCGCGCTATCTGCTATCTCTGGCAAAAGATATCATCACGGCGAACCTTCAGGTGGCACGCCTGGTGCTTGGTCCCCGCGAACACCTGCGCCCTGCATTCATCGAGTATGAGCTGGAACTGACCGATGAGTTTGCCATTACCGTGCTGGCGAGCACGGTATCGTTGACTCCGGGTACGGTGTCCGCCGATCTCAGCATCGACCGACGAACCCTGCTCATCCACAGCCTCGACGTATCCGATCGGGATGCCCTCTGCCGTCAAATTCGCACACGTTACGAGGCGCCGCTGAAGGAGATCTTCAAATGA
- a CDS encoding monovalent cation/H+ antiporter subunit D codes for MSEMLILPIVVPLLAGALLLVGASRKLHWHRAISTGATMLMLIVAVRLLLHSGDGSVEAYLVGNWPAPFGIVLVLDRLAALMLLLTAILAVGALAYGMLGTDRTAPGFHALFMFQLLGLNGAFLTGDLFNLFVFFEILLLASYGLLLHGGGAARTRAGLHYVVINLVGSSLFLIALGLIYGVTGTLNMAHLAERLATLDAADVPLAGAGALLLLVVFGLKAAVLPLHFWLPHAYGNASAPVAALFAIMTKVGIYAIVRVFELVFGYGDGPLADVAGPWLLPASLLTLVIGTVGVATSRDLREMVGYLIIVSVGMLLVGIGLGTETGLTGSLYYLIHTTLVTGGLFLLADVIARGRPRGSRIVLGPRPPDSAVIGVLFLLGAIAIAGMPPLSGLIGKLLILTAAQTSPWAVWVWATILGSSLFVLVGLTRAGSTLFWHGDTIGTNRGTLRILPAALLIGTSPLLVAFGGAVSGFAEATALQVLNGTAYVEAVLGLAPTASIPQEASP; via the coding sequence GTGAGTGAGATGCTGATTCTACCCATCGTCGTACCGCTGCTGGCCGGAGCGCTGCTGCTGGTAGGCGCCTCACGAAAACTGCACTGGCACCGGGCCATCAGCACAGGCGCTACCATGCTGATGCTGATCGTGGCAGTGCGCCTGCTCCTGCATAGCGGTGACGGCAGCGTCGAAGCCTATCTGGTGGGCAACTGGCCGGCCCCGTTCGGTATTGTGCTGGTGCTGGATCGGCTGGCAGCACTGATGCTGTTGCTGACGGCCATTTTGGCGGTCGGAGCCCTGGCCTACGGCATGCTCGGGACCGACCGCACGGCCCCCGGTTTTCACGCTTTGTTCATGTTCCAGCTGTTGGGTCTGAACGGCGCCTTTCTTACCGGTGACCTGTTCAACCTTTTCGTCTTCTTCGAGATCCTGCTACTGGCTTCCTACGGGTTGCTGCTGCACGGCGGCGGGGCGGCACGCACCCGTGCGGGCCTGCACTATGTCGTAATCAATCTGGTGGGCTCTTCGCTGTTCCTCATCGCCCTGGGACTGATCTACGGGGTTACCGGAACGCTGAACATGGCACACCTGGCGGAGCGACTCGCCACACTTGATGCCGCCGATGTACCACTCGCAGGCGCCGGCGCCCTGCTGCTGCTGGTGGTTTTCGGGCTCAAGGCCGCGGTATTGCCGCTGCATTTCTGGCTGCCCCATGCCTACGGCAACGCCAGCGCGCCGGTGGCCGCTCTGTTCGCCATCATGACCAAAGTCGGGATCTACGCGATCGTACGGGTGTTCGAACTGGTCTTCGGCTACGGCGATGGTCCACTGGCTGATGTGGCCGGTCCGTGGCTGCTTCCGGCATCCCTGCTGACCCTGGTGATTGGCACCGTCGGGGTGGCCACCAGCCGCGATCTGCGGGAGATGGTGGGCTATCTGATCATCGTCTCGGTCGGCATGCTGCTTGTGGGTATCGGTCTCGGTACCGAGACCGGTCTGACCGGCTCCCTCTACTACCTGATCCACACCACCCTGGTGACTGGCGGCCTCTTCCTGCTTGCCGATGTGATCGCCCGGGGACGCCCCCGCGGAAGCCGGATCGTGTTGGGCCCGCGCCCGCCCGACAGCGCCGTAATCGGTGTCCTGTTTCTTTTGGGCGCGATCGCCATTGCCGGCATGCCGCCACTCAGCGGTCTCATAGGCAAGCTGCTGATCCTGACCGCTGCGCAGACTTCCCCCTGGGCAGTCTGGGTGTGGGCAACCATTCTCGGCTCAAGCCTGTTCGTGCTGGTGGGATTGACACGCGCCGGCTCAACCCTGTTCTGGCATGGCGACACCATCGGCACCAACCGGGGGACCCTGCGCATTCTTCCGGCCGCACTGCTGATCGGCACCAGCCCGTTGCTCGTAGCCTTCGGCGGTGCCGTTTCGGGATTTGCCGAGGCGACCGCCCTGCAGGTACTCAATGGAACAGCCTATGTGGAAGCCGTTCTCGGGCTTGCCCCTACCGCCTCGATTCCGCAGGAGGCATCGCCATGA
- a CDS encoding Na+/H+ antiporter subunit C — MEILLASVIGLLVTCGVYLVLRARSFSVVLGIVLISYATNLFLFMSGRLVTNRPPLITEGGPYTDPLPQALVLTAIVIGFAMTAFVLVLALRARGELGTDRVDGPRRGEKQ, encoded by the coding sequence ATGGAAATCCTGCTGGCTTCGGTTATCGGCCTGCTGGTCACCTGCGGCGTCTACCTGGTGCTGCGCGCGCGCAGCTTTTCGGTGGTCCTCGGCATCGTATTGATCTCCTATGCAACGAATCTTTTCCTGTTCATGTCGGGTCGGCTGGTGACCAACCGACCGCCTCTGATCACCGAAGGCGGCCCGTACACCGATCCCCTGCCCCAAGCCCTGGTGCTTACCGCCATCGTCATCGGCTTCGCCATGACCGCTTTCGTGCTGGTACTCGCCCTGCGCGCCCGCGGCGAACTGGGCACCGACCGGGTGGACGGCCCGCGCCGTGGAGAGAAACAGTGA